The following proteins come from a genomic window of Coffea arabica cultivar ET-39 chromosome 11c, Coffea Arabica ET-39 HiFi, whole genome shotgun sequence:
- the LOC113717294 gene encoding phosphatidylinositol 4-kinase gamma 7 isoform X2 has translation MAVAVFKSPIAGEYHGNNRMEGKAAGRRRVFVQTDTGCVLGMELDRSDNAHTVKRRLQLALNVPTEESSLTFGDMVLKNDLSAIRNDSPLLLTRNLLHRSSSTPCLSPTGRDIQHRDQSGLIEILGHSGSFSKTKQLVKEIVKAIKAGVDPLPVHSGLGGAYYFRNNRGESVAIVKPTDEEPFAPNNPKGFVGKALGQPGLKRSVRVGETGFREVAAYLLDYDHFANVPPTALVKITHSIFNVNDGVGSSKPQNKKLVSKIASFQQFIPHDFDASDHGTSSFPVAAVHRIGILDVRIFNTDRHAGNLLVRKLDGVGRFGQVELIPIDHGLCLPESLEDPYFEWIHWPQASIPFSDDELEYIEELDPIRDSEMLRTELPMIREACLRVLVLCTIFLKGAASYGLCLAEIGEMMTREFRGGDEEPSELEVVCIEARRLIAEREMLSPKAEGHDEEFQFDIDCEDDIYKIDPKMVSEDFMVGSPFHFGFGGVIGRSPLSKLEESVEEEDESDVEEEEDDFVGVLGPARNSNISKLSMSLKNTSFGEKNQKFSKLSGTKPEYGYLTSSSSGHRSANEQLPVSASFVKLADMNDEEWAMFLEKFQELLYPAFADRKSITLGHRQRQRLGTSCQF, from the coding sequence ATGGCTGTGGCAGTTTTTAAAAGTCCGATTGCTGGGGAGTACCACGGGAACAATAGGATGGAAGGGAAAGCTGCAGGGAGGAGACGTGTTTTTGTCCAAACCGATACTGGTTGTGTACTGGGAATGGAGTTGGATCGAAGCGACAATGCACATACTGTGAAGAGGAGGTTGCAGCTGGCCCTCAATGTTCCAACTGAGGAGAGCTCATTGACATTTGGCGATATGGTGTTGAAGAACGACCTTAGTGCCATTCGAAATGATTCCCCTCTTCTCCTGACTCGGAACTTGCTGCACAGAAGTTCTTCGACTCCCTGTCTCTCACCCACTGGGAGGGATATCCAACATAGAGATCAGAGTGGTCTCATTGAGATATTGGGGCACTCAGGTAGCTTTTCCAAAACTAAACAACTTGTTAAGGAAATAGTGAAGGCGATCAAGGCAGGGGTTGATCCTCTCCCAGTTCATAGTGGGCTTGGCGGTGCTTATTACTTTAGAAACAACCGGGGGGAGAGTGTTGCCATTGTGAAGCCAACTGACGAGGAACCATTTGCACCGAACAATCCGAAAGGTTTTGTTGGGAAAGCTCTTGGTCAGCCAGGGTTAAAACGCTCAGTCAGGGTTGGGGAAACCGGGTTCAGAGAGGTTGCTGCTTATCTTCTTGATTATGACCACTTTGCTAACGTACCACCCACTGCATTGGTGAAAATTACACATTCAATATTCAATGTCAATGATGGTGTGGGCAGTAGCAAGCCTCAGAACAAGAAGCTTGTTAGCAAGATTGCATCTTTTCAGCAGTTCATTCCGCATGATTTTGATGCGAGTGACCACGGAACGTCAAGCTTTCCAGTTGCTGCTGTGCATCGAATCGGGATATTAGATGTTAGGATTTTTAACACAGATAGACATGCAGGTAACCTTTTAGTTAGGAAGCTTGATGGTGTTGGGAGGTTTGGTCAAGTGGAACTCATTCCTATTGATCATGGCCTCTGCTTGCCAGAAAGTTTGGAGGATCCATACTTTGAGTGGATTCATTGGCCACAGGCTTCAATTCCGTTTTCAGATGATGAGCTTGAGTATATAGAAGAACTTGATCCTATTAGGGACTCTGAGATGCTTAGAACTGAGCTACCTATGATTCGAGAAGCTTGCCTTCGCGTCTTGGTCCTCTGTACCATTTTCCTGAAAGGTGCTGCTAGTTATGGGCTTTGTCTTGCTGAGATTGGTGAGATGATGACCAGGGAGTTTCGAGGTGGTGATGAGGAACCCAGTGAGCTTGAGGTTGTGTGTATTGAGGCCAGAAGGCTCATTGCTGAGAGGGAGATGCTATCTCCCAAGGCTGAAGGGCATGATGAGGAGTTCCAATTTGACATAGATTGTGAAgatgatatatataaaattgaTCCAAAAATGGTCTCAGAGGACTTCATGGTTGGCTCGCCATTtcattttggatttggtggtgTAATTGGCCGCTCTCCACTTTCTAAACTGGAGGAGAGTGTTGAGGAGGAAGATGAAAGTGATGTTGAAGAAGAGGAGGATGATTTTGTAGGTGTTTTGGGGCCTGCAAGGAACTCGAACATTTCAAAGTTATCCATGTCGCTCAAGAATACCAGTTTTGGTGAAAAGAACCAGAAATTCTCCAAATTGTCTGGGACAAAACCAGAGTATGGCTACTTAACTAGTTCATCATCTGGCCACAGAAGCGCGAATGAGCAGCTTCCTGTAAGTGCGAGTTTTGTGAAGCTGGCAGATATGAATGATGAGGAATGGGCAATGTTTCTAGAGAAGTTCCAGGAGCTGCTGTATCCAGCATTTGCTGACCGCAAGTCTATAACTCTTGGCCATAGGCAGAGACAGAGGCTTGGGACTTCTTGTCAGTTTTGA
- the LOC113717294 gene encoding phosphatidylinositol 4-kinase gamma 5 isoform X1, whose protein sequence is MSPNLDSPVQTQMAVAVFKSPIAGEYHGNNRMEGKAAGRRRVFVQTDTGCVLGMELDRSDNAHTVKRRLQLALNVPTEESSLTFGDMVLKNDLSAIRNDSPLLLTRNLLHRSSSTPCLSPTGRDIQHRDQSGLIEILGHSGSFSKTKQLVKEIVKAIKAGVDPLPVHSGLGGAYYFRNNRGESVAIVKPTDEEPFAPNNPKGFVGKALGQPGLKRSVRVGETGFREVAAYLLDYDHFANVPPTALVKITHSIFNVNDGVGSSKPQNKKLVSKIASFQQFIPHDFDASDHGTSSFPVAAVHRIGILDVRIFNTDRHAGNLLVRKLDGVGRFGQVELIPIDHGLCLPESLEDPYFEWIHWPQASIPFSDDELEYIEELDPIRDSEMLRTELPMIREACLRVLVLCTIFLKGAASYGLCLAEIGEMMTREFRGGDEEPSELEVVCIEARRLIAEREMLSPKAEGHDEEFQFDIDCEDDIYKIDPKMVSEDFMVGSPFHFGFGGVIGRSPLSKLEESVEEEDESDVEEEEDDFVGVLGPARNSNISKLSMSLKNTSFGEKNQKFSKLSGTKPEYGYLTSSSSGHRSANEQLPVSASFVKLADMNDEEWAMFLEKFQELLYPAFADRKSITLGHRQRQRLGTSCQF, encoded by the coding sequence ATGTCTCCTAACTTGGATAGTCCTGTTCAGACTCAAATGGCTGTGGCAGTTTTTAAAAGTCCGATTGCTGGGGAGTACCACGGGAACAATAGGATGGAAGGGAAAGCTGCAGGGAGGAGACGTGTTTTTGTCCAAACCGATACTGGTTGTGTACTGGGAATGGAGTTGGATCGAAGCGACAATGCACATACTGTGAAGAGGAGGTTGCAGCTGGCCCTCAATGTTCCAACTGAGGAGAGCTCATTGACATTTGGCGATATGGTGTTGAAGAACGACCTTAGTGCCATTCGAAATGATTCCCCTCTTCTCCTGACTCGGAACTTGCTGCACAGAAGTTCTTCGACTCCCTGTCTCTCACCCACTGGGAGGGATATCCAACATAGAGATCAGAGTGGTCTCATTGAGATATTGGGGCACTCAGGTAGCTTTTCCAAAACTAAACAACTTGTTAAGGAAATAGTGAAGGCGATCAAGGCAGGGGTTGATCCTCTCCCAGTTCATAGTGGGCTTGGCGGTGCTTATTACTTTAGAAACAACCGGGGGGAGAGTGTTGCCATTGTGAAGCCAACTGACGAGGAACCATTTGCACCGAACAATCCGAAAGGTTTTGTTGGGAAAGCTCTTGGTCAGCCAGGGTTAAAACGCTCAGTCAGGGTTGGGGAAACCGGGTTCAGAGAGGTTGCTGCTTATCTTCTTGATTATGACCACTTTGCTAACGTACCACCCACTGCATTGGTGAAAATTACACATTCAATATTCAATGTCAATGATGGTGTGGGCAGTAGCAAGCCTCAGAACAAGAAGCTTGTTAGCAAGATTGCATCTTTTCAGCAGTTCATTCCGCATGATTTTGATGCGAGTGACCACGGAACGTCAAGCTTTCCAGTTGCTGCTGTGCATCGAATCGGGATATTAGATGTTAGGATTTTTAACACAGATAGACATGCAGGTAACCTTTTAGTTAGGAAGCTTGATGGTGTTGGGAGGTTTGGTCAAGTGGAACTCATTCCTATTGATCATGGCCTCTGCTTGCCAGAAAGTTTGGAGGATCCATACTTTGAGTGGATTCATTGGCCACAGGCTTCAATTCCGTTTTCAGATGATGAGCTTGAGTATATAGAAGAACTTGATCCTATTAGGGACTCTGAGATGCTTAGAACTGAGCTACCTATGATTCGAGAAGCTTGCCTTCGCGTCTTGGTCCTCTGTACCATTTTCCTGAAAGGTGCTGCTAGTTATGGGCTTTGTCTTGCTGAGATTGGTGAGATGATGACCAGGGAGTTTCGAGGTGGTGATGAGGAACCCAGTGAGCTTGAGGTTGTGTGTATTGAGGCCAGAAGGCTCATTGCTGAGAGGGAGATGCTATCTCCCAAGGCTGAAGGGCATGATGAGGAGTTCCAATTTGACATAGATTGTGAAgatgatatatataaaattgaTCCAAAAATGGTCTCAGAGGACTTCATGGTTGGCTCGCCATTtcattttggatttggtggtgTAATTGGCCGCTCTCCACTTTCTAAACTGGAGGAGAGTGTTGAGGAGGAAGATGAAAGTGATGTTGAAGAAGAGGAGGATGATTTTGTAGGTGTTTTGGGGCCTGCAAGGAACTCGAACATTTCAAAGTTATCCATGTCGCTCAAGAATACCAGTTTTGGTGAAAAGAACCAGAAATTCTCCAAATTGTCTGGGACAAAACCAGAGTATGGCTACTTAACTAGTTCATCATCTGGCCACAGAAGCGCGAATGAGCAGCTTCCTGTAAGTGCGAGTTTTGTGAAGCTGGCAGATATGAATGATGAGGAATGGGCAATGTTTCTAGAGAAGTTCCAGGAGCTGCTGTATCCAGCATTTGCTGACCGCAAGTCTATAACTCTTGGCCATAGGCAGAGACAGAGGCTTGGGACTTCTTGTCAGTTTTGA